The region GTTATTATCACAAGGAAGTGATCGGCGAAACAGGTCTCAACAAAGATAGTTATGCTAGAGAATGGCATTTAAAGTATAAAGTCATTAAGTCATAAACTCCTAAAAAGGTCTTcgatgttttcattaaaaagtgcttaaaatagaaagaattttatacaaaattagAGTGACTAAGATGTGTTTCTATAATACTAATGAGTCACtccccaaaaatatttaaattgcttatttgttttatcTTAATCTATACTAGGCACTTCcgtttttttaaacaatggGCGACAAGTTTTCATGTGAGATACGAGTAGAACATCAAACTAATTAAAAACCAAATGTATTATATTAGTATCACTTGTTTTTGGATGAAAGCTTCCACTCTCTTTCTTTGTGAGTATCTCTTCTGGCAGTCGGATCTCTAAAAAACTatctcttttttaaaaaagagagAACATGCATTTTTGTATTAATAAACAAGCCAGCAAGCTCGGCTCAAAAGCTGCTCTTTTTTCAACCATTCGGTTGGAAAACCTTTCAGTTGGTGGCGGCGACTCGCGACGAACGGTTGGATTTCTCTCAGCGGAGACACTGCGATTCTTGACACGGAGACACGGCGGGTGAAATCTTCGGAACCACACAAGTCCGACCAAAGTGGCCGCCGAGTGCATgccaaaaagaaatatatacgGATAACTGAGCTACGAGCTCGGCTCCAATTGTGCGATTGTAGAAATTCGTGAGCCAAACAAATGAATCGTCAATAAATGAGGCCAATCACCGAAAGAGAGATGCGAATTAtcgcataaaatattttgtctaaaaatatatacagatATAGTGGTGTATACcgtaagaaagaaaaagtggcaaaagtacaacaaaaaaatatagaaaaaaatataaaaaagaaagaaagaaaacgaAACGCCAAAGAACAAAGGCGGGTTCAGTGCGGTTCGTTGTGggtcaagaacgaaagttcgACTCGGAAATTGTGAATATTGTGgcagttttttttcttggtttttggtcaaaaaggtaGGTAACCGTCATATGCGAACTGTCAGCGGCAATcaatgttttggtttttgatttAACTTGGCTATGGATTTCCGTCAAACCAGTTGTGGATGGTAGGTAGTTGGTAGTAGCCAGTAGCCAGTCTTTTACTGTTACACATTTCGTCAGAAGCTTCGGCAGGAAAAACACGTTTGCGCATTTCACTCGGCGTCTTGGGTCTTTTTGCTTCAGTCACGCATGCGCGGTGCTCGTCTTCAATGAATTTCATGCTAAACTATTGTAGAGCTGTCACATTGAGGGATGTTTTATGGTGGGACTTTAAGCTATATAGCAGAGTAAAAAAATAGCATCTATGGTTTTATGATAGACATAATTTCTCTTTTGAAAACCCCTTTTTATTTCTCCAAGTGTAAACACTTCTTGGCCGATTACGCAGCTTTACGCTTTCGATATTTACAACCATATTGGGAATTCTACGAGTACTACCCATTTTCCGTTTCTATTTGCGTGCAGTTTGCTGTGCGTGTCGGGTATGCGGCGATGAGTGGTTCACTGATTCCAGTGGCCGAGGTGGGCTTGTGGTTGGGGCTGCATGTTTAATTAGCCCCCGCTAACCAAATATATATAGGCCACTATTTGGACATGACGAGGCTGACGGCGACACACACGCCGCACTCCCTTAAGCCCGACGACCAAAGGCATTAAAGTTCAAGAAATGGTATTGTAAGATCGCTCAGATCGTGTAGGCATTTGCTCTCAATAAAGTGCCACACATTTCTAATTATTACGTGCCTGAAATTACAAGCAGTTTCtcgaaacaaaatgaaaatgtgTTTCAGATTGGCTTTCATTTGTCAAATCAAATCGATTTTGGGGGCTTGGAGCTCccataccataccataccatCCCAGAGGCTATGAATCACTTTGAACAAGTTTTCCATCGGCTAATGTGTTCcggaaaaagaaaagaaactcACTTTCGTTTTCATCTCGTTTCACAGTCTCTTAGCATACCTTCTCTTTCctaattattataaaacaagaaatgtTCATTAAAACATTACATTCAGCGTGACGGACTACTGCAGCATTATACAATAGAGACCCACTAAGagacaacgacaacaacaagaTTGGACGAAAATGACTTAAGCCCTGGGACCTGGGTGTGGGACCCAAGGAGGCACTCCATTTAGCACATCAAAGTGTTTTCATGTTCGGCTCCACAGAAATAAAGTGACCCGAAATGGGGGAAAGagtaaaaattatattatcaaaaataatttctaaagaaagtgaaagttttttttgggCCTCTCGTCTCGGGTTTCCGTTGCGTGGAGGGGCCCTTttattttaggtttttgtttttttggaggaATCGTGCCTTgaatgaaaaccaaaaacaaagctGAGAAAGCTGAGAACTAAAAGGGATGCAGATGTGTGTCGTTCGGTCGGGCTGTGCCAAAAATCCATTTAAGAGGCGACTGCCCTCCACGTGCTGCAGCTGAAGCCCATAAACCGGTTTAACGAAGGCATCGGctatagttttgtttttttgataGTTTTGTAATGTCTTTTTTGATGGCTGTAACTTGACCTGCATTCATCTGGAAATTAGTGTTGTCCTCGGCTAACCTTGTCCGCGAAACGAGTTTGCCGCCCCTCTCCGCATCTATTAGATTTCCTAATAATGCATCTTACTTGAACTCTGTGCTCTGGCACTAGGCGCCCTACGGCAGACACTTTCGATTTTCGCTCAAATCACAACAGCAAATAAAAAGTCTTTGCGGTGGCAGACGCCATCCAAGACGAATCCGAGCCCAGACGAGGCGAGACGATACGAGACGAGACCTCCGATGATTACAAGACGATTTCACCCGACGAGGCCAATGTACCTTCGCGACACTTGTCCGCACTTATGGATGatatatgcctggccgatttgcCGGCGGTATGCCAATTGGTGGCTGGCATTGAGACCCCGTCCCAGGCCGGTCCCAGGCCCGGTGCATAATGAGCCTCCAACAGCCCCTCACAAACAAATCAATTCGGCTCAGTTGCCTTGTTTACTCGCACATTATTGttatgttgtttttattgggTGTCATGTGACGATGATTGGGTTGAGGCCTTCATAGAAGACGCTCCATTGCAGGTTGTTTCAGGGTCATGATAGGCAGAGTCAAGGAATACAAAGGGTCTAATTATCCTCGAGGGCCAAAGACCTAAAACTTTCCATGAGCTGCATCACAGAGGCACAGAGAGCTCACTGCTCTAGAAAAAACCGGATTACGATAACCCTTTGTGTGattaacacaaaaacaaataaaatctaAAGCAACTGAATAATTTCTAGTTTCATTAAATCACATCTGTGGGACAGATGCTGATAAGGCAATTTTGATAAAGCCATCTCAGTAAATAAACGGACAAGTTAATGCTTCGGGGACTGTGATATTTAACAGCCCCTCGGACGAGTGTGTGTGCTGGTGCGctttaaacaaacaaacagaagCAACAACATCACATGTGAGTCACTCGAACAGTAAGCTACAAATGTATCTGTCAATCCAAATAAAAGCGTTGCAACAATTCCATCTAATGCCACATGCATCGCAATCGGGAGGTGACAGCTCCCCCGTTTTCTGCCAACTTGCTGATGTTGCTCCCGTGCCGTTGCTATTGCTGATGTGTCGATGTTGTTGGTTGCTGTGGGTGTTGGGTAAGGGGTATATGCGTGGGTGTTCAAACATGTCTGCCATTTACAGCTAACGAGATTTTAAGTGCTGTCAAATGTTGATGAAAGCCCCGAACTCATACACAGGCACCAGCCATCCACCAACAAACAGGCACggattgaaattgaaatttagaTTTGAGGTCCTTCAATGGCAGAGGTCAGGTGGGATGGATGGCTGGCTGAGCATCATAATGCGACAAAAGCCAAAGGGCCCGGGGGAACACTTTCCACAAGTGGTCAGGTAACTCGGGTCTTCAGAGCAAGTTACGGCAGCAGACAGCTTTTTTGTGCCTCATCCTGTAAGTTGCATAAATCATAAACATTCCGGCCAAAACGAAACTGCATAAAAGccaaaataaaccaaaacgTTGACAAGCCCCTGGCCAGATCCCTCCCAAGTCGTCGTAATGAAACCCGTTCCCCAAAATAATGACTCTCCGaattgtatttatatattttttgtttttgcttcgTTTTCGGTTAAACCCAACAATGTAGGTCAAGCAGCCCGTGGATACCTGTGGCatcttgaaagaaagagatcTGAAGCTCTGAGGAGTCTGGGAGCCGGAGCATTATGACACAGCAGCGATGGACGATTCCCAGGGGAAACTGCTGGCTCATTGCTCTCCTCTTGGCTTTCGAATTGGTGGCAGATGGTGAGTTCAAGAATCCAAGATAACTGGGAATGAGTTAACTAATGAGGAGTATTCCCCTTCCAGCTGGAGCTATGCCCTTCCTCTTCACCTGGCGCAGACCGGAAATAAACTGGACGCAGCCGGAAACGGAGAGCTGGGTGATTGAGGCCCAACCCAGGAGCATTGAGCCCCACCTAGAGCCCGTCCTGCATCCCAATCGTACACACCGGGCCATAGGCTCGGACGCCTCGGACGCTGAGTTCCTGCAGCGACTGGCCAATCTCCGCCAGAACCAGTCAGCCAGCGGACGTATGCTGTGGTACGATGTGGCTGGTGGGGACGGCCTGGTGTACCCGCCCTTGGTGGACAAGGCCCTGAAGCTGCTTAACCTCAAGCAGGTGGCATTCGAGATAGAGAACAGTGTGATGTCAAAGGTCACGTGCACGGCCTGCCGCGCCGGTGCCGGGATGCTGCAGCAGCAGATCAAGGTGGGCAAGACGGACGGGGAGCTGATCCGCATGATCACCGACTACTGCACCAACCTGAACATCCAAAGCGCCAGAGTGTGCCAGGGAGTGGCGCAGCTCTTTGGCAGCGAACTGATCTACGTCCTAAAGAGGGTCAATCTTAGTCCCGACGAGCTCTGCAGCTTTGTCATCGGTGATGGCTGTGCCGACGTCTACAACCCCTACCACGAGTGGGAGGTCGTCTTCCCGCCAGTCCCCAAGCCGCCGCGTCTTGCTGACTTGCCCATTCCCGTGGACGGAGCCCCCTTCTTCAAGGTCCTGCACATCTCGGACACCCACTACGACCCCCACTACGCGGAGGGCTCCAACGCCGAGTGCAACGAGCCCCTCTGCTGCCGCCTCAGCAGCGGACGGCCTGCTACGCCTAATGCTGCCGCCGGCAAGTGGGGCGACTACCGGAAGTGCGACACGCCCAAGCGGACGGTGGATCACATGCTCTCGCACATCGCCGAGACGCATAAGGACATCGACTACATCCTGTGGACGGGCGACCTGCCGCCGCACGACGTCTGGAACCAGACCAAGGAGGAGAATCTGGCCATCATTAAGGAGACAGTGAAGCAGATGGCCGAGAAGTTCCCCGGAGTGCCCATCTTCCCAGCCCTGGGCAACCACGAAAGCGCCCCGGTGAACAGTTTCCCCCCTCCGTACGTCAACCAGGTGGACATCTCCATCAGCTGGCTGTACGACGAGCTGGATGCCCAGTGGCGTCGGTGGCTGCCACAGAGTGTGACCCCCACAGTGCGGCGAGGAGCCTTCTACTCGGTGCTGGTGCGTCCTGGCTTCCGCATCATCTCCATGAACATGAACTACTGCAACAACAAGAACTGGTGGCTGCTTCTCAACTCCACGGATCCGGCTACTGAATTGCAATggtaatttaagtttttaaagctTGAGGATTAGTTTTTAATGCTAATTATATTTCCAGGTTCATTTACGAGCTACAAAGTGCCGAGTTCTCCAACGAAAAGGTGCATGTCATAGGTCACATACCGCCAGGGCACTCTGACTGTCTGAAGGTGTGGTCTCGGAACTTCTACAAGATTATAGCTCGTTATGAGAGTACTGTGACGGCTCAGTTCTACGGACACACGCACTACGATGAGTTTGAGATGTTCTACGATCCACATGATCTAAGTAAGACTCatgaaaagtttaaaataataatgggAACTAATGGATTACTCTTCTTGATAGATCACCCCAATAGCATAGCCTATATAGGACCCTCTGTATCGCCTTACTATGACCTCAATCCCGGCTATCGGATCTACTATGTGGATGGGGACCATGACTCTACCACACGACTGGTCATTGACCACGAGTCCTGGATAATGAACCTGAAGGAGGCTAACCTGTATGGCTACCCCATCTGGTACAAGCTGTACACTGCCAGAGCGGCCTATAATATGAAGGCCCTCCGTCCCAGCGATTGGAACAATTTACTCAACGAGCTCACCAATAATCAAGAGCTATTCGAGCTCTACTACAAGTGGGTTATAATCTCGTAAATATCTTAatgaaatataaacaaatcctttgattttttttagatattattGGAAGAACTCACCGGCTAGACCCACCTGCGATGCCGAGTGCAAGAAGCGTTTGATTTGCGATTGCAGGAGTGGACGTTCCCACGATCGAAAGCACTTCTGCTCAGAAGTAGAGTCCAAAATAGACGAGGAGTCCTCCAAGTCGTGGAAGTCCTGGTTCTATCGTGGATTGACCAACTCGTAAGCAAAAGATTTACGTCATTAAGTGGTAGTTGTGGCTTTAATCCTTGATGTTACTCGCCTAATTGTGCTTTCATAACATTCTGTGTTCATACACTTTATTATTCGCAACCGATAATAACCAAAttcattttgttttctgtACTGGTGTGGTGGTTTGCCAATTCAactcaaaaataccaaactaaTATCCATACAGAGCCGAGGATAAGACTCCCGTGGAGGACCAAACCAACTTCGATGTGGTGATTGTTGATGCCGGTGGttgaaaattgtatatatttggTGGCTGGAGCATTGTAATCttttatcataataaatactAGTTCCATTTACTTATTGTACGAAATTTCCTTCCCTAAAGCTATAGCCTGCTGTCCTCGATCACCTACCTGCCCAAATACCTGCTGGGATATCGCTGATCGCCGCCATCAAGTCACTACCGCAATACCGATGCGAGACGAGAAACTCCTACCCCATAAGGTTACTATGTGATAATTAGTACTTAAAAGTTGTCTAAGTTCACGTTTATGCAATGACGTCACAATGACCCGCTGCCCCCTCCCTCCCAGTGACCTTGTCGAGAAACTGAGTCAGTGAAGAATAGTCATTTAATTGTAATTGCCTTCAgtcgttgttgtttttgccgATGCTGTTGCATGttggggggcgtggcaggagCGCCCAGCTACGTAATCGAAGTTGTTGATCAAACTATTTTGTAAACTCTTAATTTTAATGATAATATagttaaaataacaaaataaagtGCAATAATTTTAGTAACAAAatggtttttatttcaaatggGTGTTGCTAAGGCGCCAAACTCTTTTAGTGTTGGTAAATGTTATATTTCTGGTGCTGTTCAACATGGCTTTTAACATGGCTGGTGTTTAACATTAGCTTAACATAGGAAGTGCTGTTAAGTAGCATAAACGAGGGATGCACAATGGCGGGTTGAAAACGTAATGGTTGGCGGGTTTCCGGcggaaattcaaattcaagcAATTGCCATTTTGTGGGGTGAAGTTCTTGCGGAACTTTCTATTACCTATTTTTGTGTGGCTTGAATTATGTAAGATATTTTTGTGAGTTAACTGCCTATTAAACTTTTATAGGACTTACTTTTATGGAGAGATTATAAAAGATTTAGgagaatttataaaaaataataatgtggGACGGATTCCAGTAACTATTTCTAAAATCATGCAGCTTATGTTGCTCTTTACCTGCCCGTAGTGCATTCTCATGCTTGATTGGAAACCCCACCCCCAAACGTGAAGGATTGGCATTAGTCCTTTGGGTAAACTCCTGCTCGCAGCTGGAGGGGCATCGCCGGGGAGCCCTAGTCGTTGTCAATACGCCCGAGTGGCCGTTTCCGCcgcggcagtggcagtggcagcattGCCTTGAGTTGATTTCAGCTTGTTGAGCGGTCGTGCGTGTTTTCCTTCATTGGTGATAAGACACGCAGCGAGGTgaacgtgtgtgtgtgtgagtgtttgTGTGGGTTTCGATGGGTGCCCTGGTTGCCAGTCATTATCCTTttgtcacacacacacacatacactagCACCCGCACCTTTTCCCACACGACCCCCGCCGACCCACCCACTGCCAGCATCGGGCTGGCAAAACAATTCCGTTTACATTTCCCACATCACCCACACTCCCGCACTCTCCCACCCCCACACACCCGCACTCGCTTACACACAAATGGCGTGCGCCGACTtccgtttattttttgtttcttcctTTCCTGATTTCGCTCtttatgtttttgttgctttgcATACTTTTCGGGGGACGCTGCCGCTGGGAACCGCACACATGTGTGTGCGCgcgacaaacaaacaaacaaacagagaCCCCcaaaagaacaacaacaacattggCCAGAAGGGTACGGCGTCGGTACAACAATGCAATGCGTgcaaatttttagaaaaatatacaaacaagACGGTAGAGGAGGAGGATGGGGACGTGGCATTATCTCATGTGGCAGGCACAGGATCTCGATGCCGCGCTTAAATGCCGCTTAAcatatttgatttttcttctttgccattttcaatcgtttgttgttttttttgtttctctgGAAGCATTTTTTGTTAGCAATGTTTGTTttcgttgttgctgctgtcaggcttgaatataaatttgcatttcaaCAGACCCGCTGAAAGTTCACACATGTTAACCCATTAATGCCCGATCGGATGCAAACATATTGTTGGTTTAACGAATTCCACAGAAGCTTTTAGTCCCAcgtacttatatatattttttcgttttttatctTTTGTTTCCATTACCAATGGGTTAATTGAACGCGACTGGAGCCTTTTTAGAATTGGCGCCTTCATTTGAATGCCGAAAtacgtttttaaataaatcaacgCATTAATTATTCGCGCATGCATAAATCGTTTTCCTGTCAATGGCTGCCTGCCCCAGGACCTTTCTTTATGTTTCCCACCCGGCCCACCAGGCCCCCTCCGCCTATTTTGTGCCGTTTGGCCAAACACCTCCGCACATTTTTATTAGCTACGCATAATTGCTGCGGCAataaagttgtttttttttttttcaccccGCTGGCCCCCAAAAAGTGGGAAAAGGACACAGGACATGGCCCTGGGACACATCCACATCGGACATTGGAGCCTGGCGCGTGACCCGACAACATAACGACATTTAAGTGGCcaccgcagcagcagcagcagcaccaccaccaccacccattgGTGGCAGCAGTGCCAGTGGCACATCAGTATCAGCATCAGTTGGAGTCAGTTTGGGGCATGGCTTGGGCCATGTTTGGCAACATGTTACAAAAAATTGATGCTATTGTTGCCACTGTTGCTG is a window of Drosophila bipectinata strain 14024-0381.07 chromosome 2R, DbipHiC1v2, whole genome shotgun sequence DNA encoding:
- the LOC108133193 gene encoding sphingomyelin phosphodiesterase isoform X1 produces the protein MTQQRWTIPRGNCWLIALLLAFELVADAGAMPFLFTWRRPEINWTQPETESWVIEAQPRSIEPHLEPVLHPNRTHRAIGSDASDAEFLQRLANLRQNQSASGRMLWYDVAGGDGLVYPPLVDKALKLLNLKQVAFEIENSVMSKVTCTACRAGAGMLQQQIKVGKTDGELIRMITDYCTNLNIQSARVCQGVAQLFGSELIYVLKRVNLSPDELCSFVIGDGCADVYNPYHEWEVVFPPVPKPPRLADLPIPVDGAPFFKVLHISDTHYDPHYAEGSNAECNEPLCCRLSSGRPATPNAAAGKWGDYRKCDTPKRTVDHMLSHIAETHKDIDYILWTGDLPPHDVWNQTKEENLAIIKETVKQMAEKFPGVPIFPALGNHESAPVNSFPPPYVNQVDISISWLYDELDAQWRRWLPQSVTPTVRRGAFYSVLVRPGFRIISMNMNYCNNKNWWLLLNSTDPATELQWFIYELQSAEFSNEKVHVIGHIPPGHSDCLKVWSRNFYKIIARYESTVTAQFYGHTHYDEFEMFYDPHDLNHPNSIAYIGPSVSPYYDLNPGYRIYYVDGDHDSTTRLVIDHESWIMNLKEANLYGYPIWYKLYTARAAYNMKALRPSDWNNLLNELTNNQELFELYYKYYWKNSPARPTCDAECKKRLICDCRSGRSHDRKHFCSEVESKIDEESSKSWKSWFYRGLTNSAEDKTPVEDQTNFDVVIVDAGG
- the LOC108133193 gene encoding sphingomyelin phosphodiesterase isoform X2, which produces MTQQRWTIPRGNCWLIALLLAFELVADAGAMPFLFTWRRPEINWTQPETESWVIEAQPRSIEPHLEPVLHPNRTHRAIGSDASDAEFLQRLANLRQNQSASGRMLWYDVAGGDGLVYPPLVDKALKLLNLKQVAFEIENSVMSKVTCTACRAGAGMLQQQIKVGKTDGELIRMITDYCTNLNIQSARVCQGVAQLFGSELIYVLKRVNLSPDELCSFVIGDGCADVYNPYHEWEVVFPPVPKPPRLADLPIPVDGAPFFKVLHISDTHYDPHYAEGSNAECNEPLCCRLSSGRPATPNAAAGKWGDYRKCDTPKRTVDHMLSHIAETHKDIDYILWTGDLPPHDVWNQTKEENLAIIKETVKQMAEKFPGVPIFPALGNHESAPVNSFPPPYVNQVDISISWLYDELDAQWRRWLPQSVTPTVRRGAFYSVLVRPGFRIISMNMNYCNNKNWWLLLNSTDPATELQWFIYELQSAEFSNEKVHVIGHIPPGHSDCLKVWSRNFYKIIARYESTVTAQFYGHTHYDEFEMFYDPHDLNHPNSIAYIGPSVSPYYDLNPGYRIYYVDGDHDSTTRLVIDHESWIMNLKEANLYGYPIWYKLYTARAAYNMKALRPSDWNNLLNELTNNQELFELYYKYYWKNSPARPTCDAECKKRLICDCRSGRSHDRKHFCSEVESKIDEESSKSWKSWFYRGLTNSYSLLSSITYLPKYLLGYR